GACAATGCTTTTCTCGTTTTCTTTCCGTTATGCACAACAGTCTGTTAGGACATCTACAAAATCGTATTTTCCGCGCGTTAGTTCATATAGTTTGAATTGCAAATACACGCTCAAATTTAACATTAGCAATATTTGATCGTTGGCTAACTTTCTGCATATCAGTCGAGCTGATTACTGATCGTTAGAAGTAACTGATAGCGTTGGTCGAAGAATTGTAATTCTGACGATACCGTTCGAGTGGTACAACGAGATGTAGTTTCGTGATTTTTAAGTTTATCTGCTTCATTGTTTATCTTATATTAAAAAATGATGCCTATGTGCATGGATAAACCAACGATGAAGTAGTGCTAATCACTAAAGCGATTTTTTGATAAATCCTCATACTCGCATATCGAATCCTTTTATGATCTTCGCGATTCCGGTTTCTCACGTATTATTGTCAGCTGGCAGCAAGTCGGACAATTGTATTGCTACCGCCATACCGAACGAAATCGATTAATATTGACTCTAGAGATCCGACGCCGCGATTAGTACAATAATACAACTGTATATACAACACTGGTAAAATGGCACGATTTGACGAAACAGATTAATCGCTTAGTGTTTAATGTCGTTAATCGTTAACTATTATTATATTAACAATAAACTTTGTACATGATTCGTTAAACGTCACGTGACACGGTTTAACGGCAGTATAAAAAATGAAAACAAAATatacagggggggggggggggggtaacaAAACATTGATAAAGGTAGTATCTAAGTATAAAATAGAAAATCCATCACTGATGAGACgtgttcatttttttttaaacgtaTATTTCATAGGAAATGACGTCATAGTTTCAAAATTTCTCGTTCTTGGCCAAAAGTAAGCTTCGTAATGTTTGTTActactttttttttaatcattAGTTTGCGTTTCGAAAGAAATAGTTACGATTGAAGACTTTGCTGCAAAAATGTGGTAGCTCCAACCATCTATAATAGCTACAATTACTTATTAAAACTGAACATTGAGTACGAAAGAGAACTCGAATGAATTAATGGAAGAAAGAGGCAATGTAATATATCAGTCTCAAGTTATAAAAAGTTGAACTTCCagattaatttataatttagtGCGTAGAAAGATATTTTACAACTATTTTCCTAAAATCGTCTAGGCTGATGTTTTCTGATATGTTTCGTGTACCAATGCATAGTTTTACAACATAACAATAGTGTGGAATTTCtgcttattaataataataaattacgtATATATAAAAACTTCGTACATTTGGAGCTACACCTTCTTTTTCGCAAAGTCTTCTAATTCTGGTATTACTTCCACTCGGTTAAGCGATGAGGATTCTTTCCAAAACGAGCCATGTACGCTGCCAGTACTAATATTAATATCAAAAGGTGCTAAAAAAGTTGCATATTACGGACACGTTTGCAATGGATAGAAACCGATCCATTTAAGAAGGGAATAAGTCATAAATATATCGTGTATACGATTAACGAAGACAGTTGTAAATGATATGCGTTTAACAAACGAGAACCATTGTTACACCATGTAAACAACATGATCTCATTCACAGCAATGCATTCCTGTTTCCATGGCTTATGGTCGGCTACTAATAATACGCCAGATATTTAAAGTTCTCAAAAATCACTTGACAATCTTCAACAACGAATAATTCTCCCATTTCAGAACATAGAATCATCATTAAACCAGAGTTTGTGTGTGCCTTAAACGTGACAATGGCAATTATTGCAAATAGGCAGTTATCACTTCTCCATATAAGATCATTCACCAAAAATGATCACCAACGATCGTTCCCGATATAGTTTCTTTTccccgtttcttctttttctaactTTTACCTTATTAAGTCATTATGGTACACCTACGATCACATCAAAATAGTACGATACATAAATGTACAAACGGATGCGATCACGCGCACCTTTCATCGACTATTTCGTCGGCGGTACCAAGAATAGTATTGTCAAAATATACATAGAATCATCATTATAGTTTTTTTCTTGATTTTTCTCttcgttcatttttttttaaatacgctTACACAACGAGAATTAATGTACATATGTTATGTCTCTGAGAGGGTAAGTGGGCGGGAGAAAAGCTCGGAATCCCCAATAAAGTCTCACGCTCGCAGAAACGATCCTGCAATTAGTGCCAAGAGCAAAGGGCTGCTGGATCGTCGATCTAAAACATCAACACATTAGATCTATCCGTTTGATCACTTTCATTAGGAAATAAATCTCTTCAAACATTGTAACACGATTTGGACAGATCTCGTCTCACAAAGAGAAGTCGAAGCATCGCCTTGTCCCCAAAATACCGTTTCATTAATTTTTGGTCGCTTGTTAATTTCACTCGTTAAAGCATCCATCCCTCTTCTTCCCTTTACTACTCAAGTTTCGAAAAAAGCTATCTCTCGTCTCCGAGTCGATATAAGTTTGTTCACAGTTATCCTTACGCAGTACCAAAATGTGCGTTTGTTCGTGGTCTTTCGTTTTATCAAAATATCCTCGACTAAGTCGAAAGTAAAATTTCACTTGGACACGGAACTAAGAATACCTCTCTCACTTTCTTCGCATGCGTACACCTTTAGTAGTAAAGATTAGAACGAAAGGCGTCCAATCGTTACAGACGGATGATGGCACCAGCGGACAGGCTGTGTACTCTTAATAATCATGTCTCCTACGACGCAACAACGATGACAATAATAATATAACGTTATAATAATAGTGCTATTGGCTTAACAACGATCGACAGTCACGGTCGTGTTCACCGTGAAACCGCATAGTGACTAGTTTCGCAGGCTCCTCCCATACCGATCTTAGGCCAATCCACTGGGATAGGCCACTGAGAATGGTCCTCCCGTCAAGGATTCTGGAGTCCAGTGGAAATAGAATCGCGAATGTACAATTATTTTACAGATCTTCAGTTAGTAACCGGCGAATCTCGTTCACCGTCGAGATGAACAGTTCCGATACGGTGTCGTTTCATATAATCGACGTTTGCTAGGTCATCACCGTGTCGGTGAGGTCTTCCTTCAGCCATTGTGGGATCGTTCTCAGCCCGAGTCGTTTCAATAACTTCACTAGGGCCGTGTTGTGGGATAAATAATACCTCTGTAAAAAGAGCGAACGACTTTAGGAAAGTATCTTTTCATCTTTCAACCCGTCGATAGACTATGGACAATTTTATTCTCCACGCACCTGTAACAATTTGTACGATTTGTCCTCCATCGGTGGATACTGACGACCCTTACTCTTGCCCAGACACTTGGTTCGATCCTCGTTCGTGACCTGACAAAAGAACCCCTTTTTCGGGTCGTACCTCAAATGGGACGAGTAATTGAACGCGGGCGTGATCTTAAGGAACCTTTGTAGCTCGTGCAACGTCTCGACAGGATTCTGGCGCAACTGCTCGCCGTCTATAATGTGCAGTTGCTGCGGCAGATAATAGGAAAGCCATCTCTCCAGATGCTGCGCGTATTTCCCGGGGTTTAAGCATCTGTAACATTAACCCAACAGCCCGATGATATTTGATCGCGTTTATCTTTCTACCGTGGAGAATTAATACTCCAGCTCGTTACACAGACGCACGGTCTCTGGGATACGATCTACGCTCGGTCTCGAACTGCATTAGCAATTTAGATCTCCGCTCATCTACACCACGGCGCGGCTATTACAGTGGCTAGAATAACGTTATTATTTGCATTCAACTATTCGGGGAACTTTCAAGCGACTCGTTATTCCAGCCCAGACACGTGCTCGTAACAAACAGAACGTTGTACGCCCGTTAGATTACAGACAGGCTTTGCTCACCATCACCTAACGCATTTAACGAAACTACGTACATTTAGTAGAAACGATTGTCACGCATCGTGCACGTATTCAAATCTTCAAGCGTAAATCTTTTCTCGTATCGACGGTATTCTAGTACCCGCAGAATGTCGCAACCTACCTGTTTCTGAGATCGCGTAGGGGTTTTGGCGCGGTGTCGCTCGCTGTGATAACCGAGTGAAAGGAGTAATTATTCGCCACAAGATCGCCGTGTACTCTTGTGTGCTGGTACCACGAGTAGGCACGCCTGGCTGGCGAGAGTAGTATGGTGATCAACTTTGCTTTTGGTAAAAGCGCGTGAGCTCTCCGCGGCACCAGTTCCCCGTCGAAGTAGGTGGCGGATTTTTCAAACAGATTCGTCGAGCTCTCGTTCTTCAACGGCGGAAAGAAGCTCATATACCTGCGGAAATAAAGCGGAGCAATGAACGAGTGAGATCAGCTAACGCGATTCCGTATCGTTTCCGACGGAACATTCCTCTAGTGGAAACAAGACGGTAACAGGTCGaggtttttctttttcctccttttgAGAGCATCCTTTTTACTCACCAGTCGAGGCCCTTGTAATAATTCTTCCCATTGAAGAACTGAATCTCCTCGAACGTGTCAGGACTCGGCAAATTGCTACTTATCGCTGGATGAATGGACAGGAATGTGTAGAGAGCGGTAGTGCCAGTTTTTTGGGGACCAATTACTAGGAACCTCGGCAGCTGATCGCAGGTCTTGTTTCTTGACCAGATCTTTTGATGCCTCGGGTCGTCGCACGGATTCTTTGGCATGAAAGGGAACCTTTACGATATACTGCTTAACCCTTACTGTTGACCCATACGTTCTTTTGCGGCACCTTAATAGCGCATACGAGCCACGTTCGCGTTTCCACGCGCATACGTCACCGAGAGATCATTCAGGTTTCGGAAAAAATTTCAAGTATCGTCAAAGCTGCTCGGAGAAACGAACGTGACGCGCTTATGCGCTTTGAGGACTAGAGAGTGATTACGATTAACGTGGCGACACTTACGCCCCACACGGGATCAGCTTCTTCGGGGTAGAGTTGAAAGTACTTCTCAGCAAGTTGCAAAGGCGGTGCGCTGGACAATCGCAGATTCGTCCAGCATTGAATGAACTTGATCACCGACTCGAAGGTGTACAACGCCAGACGATCGTTCCCGTAGTTCGACATGTGCGTCATAAAAATATTGATCTGTAAAAAATACGAGAGCGGAGAGATGTAAAATATTtcttggtaaaaaaaaaaaaaaaaaaagaaacgagaatgGAACGAAAAGAGGGTTTGAGTATTGGATTACCTACAGGATTGTGAACGATGGTCTGGAACAGTTCTCCACCCTGTATCGATTTATCCAGTTTGTCCCTTCCGCCTGGATATCTATCGATGAAGATCGTGTGTGTGAAAAGGCCACAGGTTTGTCTCGGTAGAACCTTGCACAGAAACATCGTGCTATGATAGAGACTGGAGGAGTTTTATTAACATGTATGATAGAATACAATTTATGCATCGCGATTCAACGATCTCGTGTCAAGGAATATTCCAAATAGTTTAAGTGCAAACGAATCCTTTCTACTTAAGAGGACGGAAATCGTCGAGCGTTTCGTTTCGTCCTTTAATTTATCGGGGGTAGAGAGACAAGAACTCGGTGTACTCGAGGGAAATCAATGTTTCATTCCTCTTTATCCAGTTCGATGGACGTTTAAACGGAGGAATCCGCGAAATCCACAGAACGAAAGCTGTTTCCCCCGCAGAGCTTTTATCGCGTGCCAATCGATCGGTTTTTGTCTTCGCGACGAGGCTGCCGCCTCGCTCCGAGGTAATTTCGTGCAACTTTCGACGAGGACCGGATACGTGCAAAGCGCGGAAACTGTGCAATTACCGATTCGCTCGTCCGTTCGATCGCGGATTCGTTCGCTGCTTTTCGCATAGTTTTCGTACGGGCGGCCGCTCGTTAGACTCGAACAATGTCTATTGGCATGTTCGAGCGGCCACGTCGGAAAAACAGAGGGACGAAAATTGCTTGGCTCGCTGGCCCGGTTATTCAACCTGGTTAAACTTAACGAAcctctcatttttatgtataaAATTCACGGTTTCGTATTCATTTTTAAATCCGATATATTGGAGGTATTTTTAAAAACTGATTATTAAcagaacttaaaaaaaaatgttcttTAAAAAGACTTCAAACGATCTTTGTTTTACGGGGAGGAGATAAAAGTAAAAAGTAGGCgtcataaaaaaagaacaggagCAGTTAATGAGATTTACCATTATATTACGATGAATGAAGCCTCGTCTTAACCGAGCCGGCCTCAAATGAGGGTACTCTTCTGTGCTGGTGACTTTGATGTTCCACACCTTTTTCCACGCCTCGTACAGCCCTTCGTGAACCGGGTAAACGCCGGAATGATGAGGGCTTACGCTGTAACCGCTTCCTGTTGGGATTCCGTGGTCTTTCGCGAACTGTTTGTTCAGTACCATGTCCAACTGCAGATGAGTTACGTTCTCGTACAGATGAGGCTGTTGATGGTTCCACATATGAGAGAACCATGTGAACCTGTAATTAGCGGCAACACGGATTCGATCGTTTAAGAACCTTTCAATTAAAATACTTTTCAATATAAATTCGAACGAACGCCCGTCGTATCCAAAATGATTATTCAATCGGTCGAGTAACGTTACTTAATTGGCATCGTTCCGGGGGAAGGAGCGAAAGTCGATGCAACCGGTATACTCGTTCCGTCGACAATCGAGATATTCATAATGGAACTACGATTTAATTGCCGTCAACTGGGAACCAATCAGCCGAGCTAATGGCTACGATTCGCGAACAGGTGCGACTTCCGTCGCTCGATCAACTGTGACTCGTGCACGGTCTCAGTGCGTCAATTTGCGCCAACAGTGGATCCTTCCGCGTTCTGTTTACAGTTCTATACACGCAATAACTCCCCTTGACAATGCTATTCTTCCTTTCGCCGGTTTAACATCCCGCGAAATCGTTTCTAATTCGATCGTGACAGTTTCTTAGAAATACAACTCGTTCAACCGTTGTGCTGTTTCACAGCTGGCGCGGGACAATAACGTGCAAGTCTCAGGGATTCGCGACACATTGCCAAATGCTATAAACAGTGCTTCAAATTAGATACTTATACTCCAGcggaaacgaaatttcgcaaGGACGAGTTATCGTTGAAGAAGCTATCGTTCTATAAAAAAATCGTATCTACACAAGCAGCTTCAAACGATAGAAAAAGAATCGGGTGAAATGAAAATGATTACGAACTTGTCGACGTTCTCCAGAAGCATGTCGTCCCCCAGATTCTCCTCCGTGGTCCCATGATGGAAGTACTTTCCGGAAAACCCCAAGTTGAATTTAAACCCCGGAACCAGACCTTGGATCCTCTGCTGGGTAGCCAGCAACGCCATCACGTCGTCCTTCCTCAGCCTGGTGCCTTTCTCGCCGACGAATATATCGTCGACGTCCACCAGGATCATGCGATTCAAGCTCAGGCTCAGCTGGCCATGAGACAGATAGGACAGCGAATCGAGCAGCAGCAAATTGTGCAACCAGAACCGTAGGCCACCACCGAAAAAGACCCTCTGAATCCCGTCGTATCTCCCGTGATCCTGCGTAAATATGCAAACGTTCGATATAAACTCGTCGATGATCATCGAATTTAGGTTCATCGCTCGTTAAGAGCGCGCTGATTTCGtcccctctctctccctttctctctctttccctcgatTAGCGAACGCTAGTTTTTTCTATTTATCGTAAGGCACGAGAATTAAACGAGGCAGCTGCGAAATGGCTCGTTTAACCCGGCCAACCTGATAACGCGCGAACGGTATTTAATATCGATCACATTCCATGGATAATCCTATCGCGTAAAGGGGCCGCGATGAAtggtggtaaaaaaaaaagcataTTCGCCGGAAGGAGGATTCCCGTGGAAATTAAGGCTCGATTTTCGAGCGGATTTCGATCGTTCCGAGGGAGTGAGCGGTTAAATGGGTTACGAGAGGCCGCGGGAATGGTAATCTGCTTTTAACTATCGTTTTCAAGAGCGATATATTCGATTCGAGTAACGACTGTATCGTGGTCCAATCGCCCTTTCTGTAGCGAGTTCTATACTTTATTCGCGATAAAATAAACCCCTTTTTCACAGATCAAAATTTTCCCAAGTAACCAATAGTTTTACCAATTAAATTCTTCGATCCGTTAAAATATCTGCGCTTCTTTTGCTCTATTAAATTCCTACAAAATTTTATAAAATCTGGCAAAAGTCTGTGAAACGAGATTCCCATAAATTCCGCGagatttaaattccattagtcCATTCTTTGCTGTACGAAAAGTATACGCACGCAGGTCGATCATACGCCGAGAAAAACTATCGTACATCGGTGTGTCGCATTCTGGTCAATTGCTTCGTACTGAAATGggttaaattaattataaacgTCGTCTTACCTAGAGCGAGTGTCGGTGAAAATGTTATGCAAGTTATGCAGGAACGTTGTCCCATCGATCAAATGgtgttattaaattatatttccgCGCGAGAAGGGGCGAGTTACTTCGAGTGGGCATTTTTTCACGGAGTTCATCGACGTCGAAGGCACGGCTGCAGAGGAAGAAAAACACGAAGGAGGAGAaggaaaagaaaggaaaggGGGGACGACGCTTGGCTGCAATCGATCACACGCGTCGATCGGTCGTCACGTAAAATAGAAATTGCTCATTGACCGCCGGAGGGGAGGAAATTACGGTGATCGCGTTCACCCTTATTTTTCATCGAACGATCGCGTGCAACGTTAATGGGTTTGCGCGTGCAACACGTTGACGCTAATCGATCGCGGGCTACGTTTAAGGGCGCGTTAATTTCAAAGATGGTTGGTTTACTTGGTCTCGTCGCCAACGCAATCACACGACCGAACGGCTCTATTCTCCGTCTCGAACGCGATTTTCGAGAGGCAATTTGCCACGCTGTACAACAACACCGTTTAATTCCAATTACCGCAATCCGTATCCGCAACGCCCCATTTATTATTCCGTCGTTGCGCAGATTCCAACGGCCCAAAGAGTCCGCGCGTAATTATCACTTTTTAAACAAAACCGCGGAACTTCAACCGAGCGCAATTTCCCCTGATTACATTCAAATTTAATTCGCGAATAGCTAACTTTCGAATGTTAAAGCAGAAGTATTACAATCGAGATATTCCGTGGCCCCCCGCCCTCGattaaattaatttccattagaccCCGCTTTTACTTCGTTCCCGTATCGTCTAGAATTTCAGACGTGACCAACCGCAGCCACGTTTATCGAGCGGCCCCATAGACGCTAGTCATTTCGAATATTAAGCCGGGGAGGGCTGGAGGGAGACCGTTGCCCGCTGGGCCGGGGTGAATAGCTGGATTGGTCAGAGAAATTCTCCGTCAAACGAAGAATCCGACGATTTCGAATCCGATCGTGGGCACGATCCATTTTCTATACCCGCCGTGAAAGGGGAACGGTTCCATCGATAATCTCTATCTTTCGCGCAAACAAAGCGGACGTTTTATCAATCGGGTTTCAAGCTCGTTTGCTTCGAACGCCGGTGGAGGTGGCTGTcgagagaaaagagagaaagagggacgaTCTTGTAATCGGTGCGCTGATAATCACAGCGGTGCTGGCGGGAAAATAAATTGGAAAAATTCAACCGTTTCTAATGACAAGTATTGGCGTGTATCGATATTCCCCGATGAAACGCTGTTCCGATGCTCCGAATGGACACGTCCGATACTTTAACCGGTCCCCGACGGCGGACCTTAGCCCGTTCATCAAGGATGCGATCCGCGGACACGGTCTGTCAGAGAAACGAAATAAATTGCCGGGCTCGAATGGCGGCAAATGAACCAGCTTGCGCCGATGCTCATTAATCGAGTGAACCAACGGCTGATTGGCTCCTGATTTAATTACCTGGCTACCTGTGATCCGAGGATCTCCGACGTACCAACCGTGCCGGTATAATAGCGTTATCAGCCAGATTATTATTGTTGTTCACTGGTAACAAGCCCCGGGTCCATGCCGATCGTTTCGAATCGCGCGGCCGGTCAGTCGAGAATTCCTCGTCGGGTGTAATGCAATTAACAAATTTGTCTGTTTCGGATTATCTTGTACCAACAACGGACGTGCTTATGGAGAGGCCTGCACGCGAGACGTAATAGTCGAATTCTCCAAATGCACCTCGTAAAAGATGTATGTATTATCGCAGCTGTACGTATGAATCGTGCGAGTACATCCTCTAGGAGGCGAGCACGGAAGATCAATTATTTGGACGAAACGTTGATCGATTCATTCGTCGAATGTTTTTAATCTTCCGCTGGCTCGATGAAACACGGAACGCTTAATTATGTAGAAAACAAAAAGATCGGAGAC
This sequence is a window from Xylocopa sonorina isolate GNS202 chromosome 6, iyXylSono1_principal, whole genome shotgun sequence. Protein-coding genes within it:
- the Sfl gene encoding N-deacetylase and N-sulfotransferase sfl, with translation MVIKISALGSIKGETGVPFLSAVGPRYVGPRCVVKQATVKRCVAALLLVSVASIFYYTHYIISSPLSSLIQRDTRPEPAIRCSMLRGATRLPSAPDHRSEARLRTDSKVLVFVETLYSMLGKNIAELLVSNRIKYKLEVAGKSLPVLTNLDKGRYGVLIFENLNKYLQMDKWNRELLDKYCREYSVGIVGFAPSGEESLVGAQLKGFPLFVHTNLRLKDAQLNAASPILRLTRSGETAWGPLPGGDWTIFQANHSTYETLAWAYRDSLDYPANKSPLATVIQDHGRYDGIQRVFFGGGLRFWLHNLLLLDSLSYLSHGQLSLSLNRMILVDVDDIFVGEKGTRLRKDDVMALLATQQRIQGLVPGFKFNLGFSGKYFHHGTTEENLGDDMLLENVDKFTWFSHMWNHQQPHLYENVTHLQLDMVLNKQFAKDHGIPTGSGYSVSPHHSGVYPVHEGLYEAWKKVWNIKVTSTEEYPHLRPARLRRGFIHRNIMVLPRQTCGLFTHTIFIDRYPGGRDKLDKSIQGGELFQTIVHNPINIFMTHMSNYGNDRLALYTFESVIKFIQCWTNLRLSSAPPLQLAEKYFQLYPEEADPVWGNPCDDPRHQKIWSRNKTCDQLPRFLVIGPQKTGTTALYTFLSIHPAISSNLPSPDTFEEIQFFNGKNYYKGLDWYMSFFPPLKNESSTNLFEKSATYFDGELVPRRAHALLPKAKLITILLSPARRAYSWYQHTRVHGDLVANNYSFHSVITASDTAPKPLRDLRNRCLNPGKYAQHLERWLSYYLPQQLHIIDGEQLRQNPVETLHELQRFLKITPAFNYSSHLRYDPKKGFFCQVTNEDRTKCLGKSKGRQYPPMEDKSYKLLQRYYLSHNTALVKLLKRLGLRTIPQWLKEDLTDTVMT